A window of Tautonia plasticadhaerens contains these coding sequences:
- the nadC gene encoding carboxylating nicotinate-nucleotide diphosphorylase → MTEPAPAPEFDLGPAERENAETLIALALAEDLGDLGDLTGEATIPADAIGSARFVSRQDGVLAGLPVVALLAARFGLVDGFEPVLRDGDPIRPGAVIARISGPMRPILAMERTALNFLQRLSGVASLTARFVSAVSGTGATILDTRKTTPGWRLLEKYAVRCGGGRNHRVGLYDAILIKDNHLAWLAPSGDPIGRAVAAARRVAPVGTVVEVEVDSLDQLDRALTCRPDVVLLDNFPPDRLVEAVRRRDEAAPGVLLESSGGITLDTVAEVARTGVDRISVGALTHSAPALDIALDEDAPGDGPPDPRRLG, encoded by the coding sequence ATGACCGAGCCCGCACCCGCACCCGAGTTCGACCTCGGCCCCGCCGAGCGGGAGAACGCCGAGACGCTGATCGCCCTCGCCCTCGCCGAGGATCTGGGAGACCTCGGCGACCTGACCGGGGAGGCCACCATCCCGGCCGACGCCATCGGCTCCGCCCGCTTCGTGTCGAGGCAGGACGGCGTCCTGGCGGGCCTTCCCGTGGTGGCGCTGCTGGCCGCCCGCTTCGGCCTGGTCGACGGGTTCGAGCCGGTGCTCCGGGACGGCGACCCGATCCGCCCCGGGGCCGTCATCGCCCGGATTTCCGGCCCCATGCGCCCGATCCTGGCGATGGAGCGGACGGCGTTGAACTTCCTCCAGCGCCTCTCCGGGGTCGCCAGCCTCACGGCCCGCTTCGTCTCGGCCGTCTCCGGCACCGGGGCGACGATCCTCGACACCCGCAAGACGACCCCGGGATGGCGGCTCCTGGAGAAGTACGCCGTCCGGTGCGGAGGAGGCCGGAACCACCGGGTCGGCCTGTATGACGCCATCCTGATCAAGGACAACCACCTCGCCTGGCTCGCCCCGAGCGGCGACCCGATCGGCCGGGCCGTCGCCGCCGCCCGTCGGGTGGCCCCGGTGGGGACCGTGGTCGAGGTCGAGGTCGACTCGCTCGACCAGCTCGACCGGGCCCTCACCTGCCGGCCGGACGTCGTCCTGCTCGACAACTTCCCCCCCGACCGCCTGGTCGAGGCCGTCCGACGCCGGGACGAGGCCGCGCCCGGGGTCTTGCTGGAGTCGTCCGGCGGGATCACGCTCGACACCGTGGCCGAGGTGGCGAGGACCGGCGTCGACCGGATCAGCGTCGGCGCCCTGACGCACTCGGCCCCGGCGCTGGACATCGCCCTCGACGAGGACGCCCCCGGCGACGGGCCCCCGGACCCGAGGCGCCTCGGGTGA